A region from the Tachyglossus aculeatus isolate mTacAcu1 chromosome Y4, mTacAcu1.pri, whole genome shotgun sequence genome encodes:
- the IGSF8 gene encoding immunoglobulin superfamily member 8, giving the protein MEAPNPAFPRRRRPLLLLLLLLQLLLLGRQAVAREVLVPRGPLYRVEGTAVTVGCSVRGFEGPAQQDFEWFLYRPEAPDTALGVVSTRDPRFPYALFAARVAAGEVTVRRLRGDAAQLSIGRLRAQDAGVYECYTPSTDAAYLGSYSGKVELRVLPDLLQVSADPGPGPSWPRGRQSPAMPPPLTVPEGQELVLGCAAKAGGGLGPGPGVGAQHTHLSVSFGRTPPGEPVGPGPGEKVAGLQADLSVEAGPAYGARLAAGELQLGRASGGGYRLALGRARPADAGTYHCTAAQWIQDPGGGGNWTRIAEKRAVLAHVEVPALATQLSLTVGPGEKRLAAGEALELNCNLSAAQAPLPPGPNVALSVGWEMAPAGAPGPGHLVTQLDTDGVVSPGPGYSGRRGGLDKVAVGAYRLRLEAARPGDAGVYRCLARAYVREPGGRLRQAAEARSAPLPVHVREEGVVLEVVAWLAGGAVYRGEVAPLLCNVTTSGGPPGLRLALSWWAERPRARDDRLGPELEPARLVGGLDRDGVVELGVRPSGGAVSVERLGPRTHRLRLHELRPEDEGIYHCSAAAWAQLPDRSWYQAGTARSGPVTVYPYTRPLDTLFVPLLVGTAAALVTGGTVLGSITCCFLKRLRKR; this is encoded by the exons ATGGAAGCCCCCAACCCTGCCTTTCCGAGGAGGAGGCGGccgctgctcctccttctcctccttctccagctgctgctgctcg GGCGGCAGGCGGTGGCGCGGGAGGTGCTAGTGCCCCGTGGGCCGCTGTATCGGGTGGAGGGCACGGCGGTGACTGTGGGCTGCAGCGTCCGAGGCTTCGAGGGCCCCGCGCAACAGGACTTCGAGTGGTTCTTGTACCGGCCTGAGGCACCGGACACGGCCCTGGGTGTGGTCAGCACCCGCGACCCCCGTTTCCCCTACGCCCTGTTTGCTGCCCGCGTGGCAGCCGGAGAGGTCACCGTGCGCCGGCTCCGGGGCGACGCCGCCCAGCTCAGCATCGGGCGCCTCAGGGCCCAGGACGCCGGGGTCTACGAGTGCTACACGCCGTCCACCGACGCCGCCTACCTGGGCAGCTACAGCGGCAAGGTGGAGCTCAGAG TCCTTCCGGACCTGCTGCAGGTGTCAGCTGACCCTGGGCCGGGTCCGTCCTGGCCCCGTGGCCGCCAGAGCCCGGCGATGCCCCCGCCGCTTACGGTGCCCGAGGGGCAGGAGCTGGTCCTGGGCTGCGCGGCAAAGGCTGGGGGCGGCTTGGGGCCGGGGCCAGGAGTGGGGGCTCAGCACACCCACCTGTCCGTGTCCTTTGGACGGACGCCACCCGGGGAGCCGGTGGGTCCGGGTCCAGGTGAGAAGGTGGCGGGGCTGCAGGCTGACCTGTCGGTGGAGGCCGGGCCGGCCTACGGTGCGCGGCTGGCGGCGGGTGAGCTGCAGCTGGGCCGGGCGAGTGGAGGGGGCTATCGCCTGGCACTGGGGCGCGCCCGCCCAGCCGACGCGGGCACCTACCACTGCACCGCTGCCCAGTGGATCCAGGACCCTGGCGGCGGCGGAAACTGGACCCGCATCGCCGAGAAGCGGGCCGTGCTGGCCCACGTCGAGGTGCCCGCCCTGG CGACGCAGCTGTCGCTGACCGTGGGTCCCGGGGAGAAGCGACTGGCGGCAGGGGAAGCCCTGGAGCTGAACTGTAACCTGTCCGCGGCCCaggccccgctgcctcccggcccaaatGTTGCCTTGTCGGTGGGCTGGGAGATGGCCCCCGCCGGGGCTCCGGGGCCCGGCCACCTGGTGACGCAGCTGGACACGGACGGCGTGGTGAGCCCGGGCCCCGGCTACAGCGGCCGGCGAGGGGGGCTGGATAAGGTGGCGGTCGGAGCCTACCGCCTGCGGCTGGAGGCCGCCCGGCCCGGGGATGCGGGTGTCTACCGCTGCCTGGCGCGGGCCTACGTGCGGGAGCCCGGAGGGAGGCTCCGCCAGGCGGCCGAGGCCCGCTCCGCCCCTCTGCCCGTCCATGTGCGAGAGGAAG GTGTGGTACTGGAGGTGGTGGCGTGGCTGGCAGGGGGCGCGGTGTATCGGGGGGAGGTGGCCCCCCTGCTGTGTAATGTGACGACTTCGGGGGGTCCCCCGGGCCTGCGGCTGGCCCTCAGCTGGTGGGCAGAGCGGCCGCGGGCTCGAGACGACAGGCTGGGCCCGGAGCTGGAGCCGGCGCGGCTGGTGGGCGGGCTGGACCGGGAcggtgtggtggagctgggggtcCGGCCGTCGGGCGGGGCGGTCAGCGTGGAGCGGCTGGGCCCCCGCACCCACCGCCTGCGCTTGCACGAGCTGAGGCCCGAAGACGAGGGCATCTATCACTGCTCCGCCGCCGCCTGGGCTCAGCTCCCCGACCGCAGCTGGTACCAGGCTGGGACCGCTCGCTCCGGACCCGTCACCGTCTATCCCTACACCCGCC ccctggACACCCTGTTTGTTCCATTGCTGGTGGGCACAGCCGCGGCCCTGGTCACGGGGGGCACTGTCCTTGGCTCCATCACCTGCTGCTTCCTGAAGCGTCTGCGCAAACGCTGA
- the KCNJ9 gene encoding G protein-activated inward rectifier potassium channel 3 yields the protein MAQEGPEAGGPPAPAPRRARGRQRYVEKDGRCNVQQGHAGERYRYLTDLFTTLVDLRWRASLLVFILAYALTWLFFGAVWWLIAYARGDLDHLHDAAWTPCVHNLNGFVSAFLFSIETETTIGYGHRVIADACPEGIALLLLQAILGSVVNAFLVGCMFVKISQPNRRAETLVFSSHAVVALRDGRLCLMFRVGDLRRSHIVEASIRAKLIRSRQTPEGEFLPLHQTDLAVGFDTGDDRLFLVSPLVISHEIDARSPFWDASRRALEEDEFEIVVILEGMVEATGMTCQARSSYLVDEVLWGHRFMSVLSLEDGFYEVDHACFHQTLEVPTPSCSARQLAEAAARRDAHLYWSIPSRLDERGAEAEADGAEADDGAGGDDHGHRGPRADGDGQEPPERPPPSEGESEL from the exons ATGGCCCAGGAGGGCCCGGAGGCGGGgggccccccggcccctgccccgcgGCGGGCCCGGGGCCGGCAGCGTTATGTGGAGAAGGACGGGCGCTGTAACGTGCAGCAGGGCCACGCGGGCGAGCGCTACCGCTACCTGACCGACCTGTTCACCACGCTGGTCGACCTCCGCTGGCGCGCCAGCCTGCTCGTCTTCATCCTGGCCTACGCCCTCACCTGGCTCTTCTTCGGGGCCGTCTGGTGGCTCATCGCCTACGCCCGCGGCGACCTGGACCACCTGCACGACGCCGCCTGGACGCCCTGCGTGCACAACCTCAACGGCTTCGTGTccgccttcctcttctccatcgaGACCGAGACCACCATCGGCTACGGCCACCGGGTCATCGCCGACGCCTGCCCCGAGGGCATCGCGCTGCTCCTGCTGCAGGCCATCCTGGGCAGCGTGGTCAACGCCTTCCTGGTGGGCTGCATGTTCGTCAAGATCTCGCAGCCCAACCGGCGCGCCGAGACCCTGGTCTTCTCCTCGCACGCCGTGGTGGCCCTGCGCGACGGCCGCCTGTGCCTCATGTTCCGCGTGGGCGACCTGCGCCGCTCCCACATCGTCGAGGCCTCCATCCGGGCCAAGCTGATCCGCTCGCGCCAGACCCCCGAGGGCGAGTTCCTGCCCCTGCACCAGACCGACCTGGCCGTGGGCTTCGACACGGGAGACGACCGCCTCTTCCTCGTGTCGCCGCTGGTCATCTCCCACGAGATCGACGCCCGCAGCCCCTTCTGGGACGCCTCGCGTCGTGCCCTGGAGGAGGACGAGTTCGAGATCGTGGTCATCTTGGAGGGCATGGTGGAGGCCACCG GGATGACGTGCCAGGCGCGCAGCTCCTACCTGGTGGACGAGGTGCTGTGGGGGCACCGGTTCATGTCGGTGCTGAGCCTGGAGGACGGCTTCTACGAGGTGGACCACGCCTGCTTCCACCAGACCCTGGAGGTGCCCACGCCGTCCTGCAGCGCCCGCCAGCTGGCCGAGGCCGCCGCCCGCCGCGACGCCCACCTCTACTGGTCCATCCCCAGCCGCCTGGACGAGCGGGGGGCCGAGGCCGAGGCCGACGGGGCCGAGGCTGACGACGGGGCCGGGGGCGACGACCACGGGCACCGGGGGCCCAGGGCCGACGGCGATGGCCAGGAGCCCCCGGAAAGACCCCCGCCGTCCGAGGGCGAGTCCGAGCTCTGA